In the genome of Atribacterota bacterium, the window CTTGACTTCATCCATCACCCCAGGTGCAGTCGGAGGCAGCGCAACGGCAATTTTCCCGACTACTGCAGATTTTGAAGCATCGGTAGCAATCCAACCCAGGTTCTCAAGGTAAATAATTCCCTGAGCAATCTTCCCGGCACCAAAAACAGCTCCAGTTTCGTCCCAGGTGTAGGTACGGACTCCCGGAGGCGCATACTGCAACATATCGACGTACCAGCGGAATGCCTTCTTGGCCTTTTCACTATTGAGCGTTCCACCCTTGTCAACGTTGGCTCTCATGTTCTCCAAATTAATACCCCAGTTGTAGACACCCCATGCCGGCCAGATGGTCTCGCACATCTCATACGCCACACAGGGGTGAGTCTTAGCCTGAGCTACATGACCATAAAGTTCAATCCCCTTCTCTTTACCGTACTCGGTGAAGAACTTGGCGATATCGGTGTACTGTTCCCAGGTGGTGGGCACAGCCAGGTCATATCCATACTTTGCTTTGAAAGCAGCCTGAATTTCGGGATCGTTGAAAAGGTCAGTACGGTAAATGTACGATTTTAAGAACGCCTCAAAGGGAATTCCATAAATATTGCCATCAGCGTCTTTGAAATAGTTGATGAACGAAGTGAAATCAGCCAGGTCAAAATCGGGATGGGTAATGTTGGCATTGTCAATGAAAGAGTTGAGACTGGTTAACCATTTTTGCGCCAGATACGCATAGATGATATCTTGCTCTACATAGATGAAATCGTAAATTCCGGCACCGGACTGAAGATCCTGGATGCTCTTGTTGTACATCTCGTCCCAGGAAGTGACTTCGAATTCTACTTTGATGCCAGTGAGCTTTTCAAACTCTGGTGCTGCCACTTCCACCATGGCCTTGGAAGGAGGAGTGCTCTCCGAAATACCACGAATCACAACACCTTTATATGGCTCAGCTGCCTTCTGCCACCACTCAGGATTATTGACTGCTGCAAAACACCAGGAAGACGCAAAAACCAAAACACCCACAAGAAGAATCACAACTCCAAGTTTCTTCATGGCTTTAAACCACCTCTCCTTTCAAATATGGTTTCCATACGATGAACCTGACCCGCACACTTTTAGTTCCTCTTCCTCTATCACCCCCTTAAACCATAGTATATCCGCCGTCCATAACGAGAACACTTCCCGTCATATAGGAGGAAGCGTTGGAAGCTAGAAAGACGCAGGGGCCTTTAATTTCCTCAGGTCTTCCCAATCGTTTCATGGGCGTGAGTTCCCGCCACAATTTGGCATACTCTGGATATTGCAAGAGCAAATCCTCAACAAGCTTGGTCTCCATGTACCCCGGAGCAATGGTATTGACGCGAACATTATATGGCGCCCATTCCATAGCCAGAGATTTGGTCAGCATGATTACCGCACCTTTGGAAGCATTGTAGTGGGACTGGGGTTGGGGAACATTCGCCGCGATACCAGACATGGAAGAAATGGTGATGATGCTCCCCTTTTTCCGTTTAATCATTTCCCGACCCACTGCCTGACAACACAGAAAAACTCCCGTAAGGTTAATGGAAATGACCCGATTCCAGTCTTCAAGGGACATGTCTTCTGCCTTCACCCACTGTCCAACCCCAGCCGAAGCGACAAGAATATCAATTTTCCCAAAAGTATCGACCGTTTTTTGCACCATCGCTTCTACCTGATCTTGTTTGGTCACATCAACCTGTATTATTAAAGACTGCATTCCGAACGTTCCAATCTCCTGGGCAACATCCTTCGCTTTTTCTAAGTTCACATCCGCCACCACCACTGAAGCCCCAGCTTCAGCAAGGGCCAGGCTCATCTCCCGACCCAAACCCTGCGCACCACCAGTAACAATGGCTACCTCTCCATGAAGGTCAAACAGCTCCTGGACAGCCAAAAAGAATCATCCCCTTTTTCCTCAATTGTTTAAGAGTGGTCGGGGCGAGCCGATTTGAACGGCCGACCACTCGCACCCCAAACGAGTGCGCTTGCCAGGCTGCGCCACGCCCCGACAGCGGCAAAGACTTTGCAAGACCTCATTCATTATACCAAGGTGACCACGCTTCTTCAAGGTCATTTACAATTTCATTTACAATTC includes:
- a CDS encoding extracellular solute-binding protein is translated as MKKLGVVILLVGVLVFASSWCFAAVNNPEWWQKAAEPYKGVVIRGISESTPPSKAMVEVAAPEFEKLTGIKVEFEVTSWDEMYNKSIQDLQSGAGIYDFIYVEQDIIYAYLAQKWLTSLNSFIDNANITHPDFDLADFTSFINYFKDADGNIYGIPFEAFLKSYIYRTDLFNDPEIQAAFKAKYGYDLAVPTTWEQYTDIAKFFTEYGKEKGIELYGHVAQAKTHPCVAYEMCETIWPAWGVYNWGINLENMRANVDKGGTLNSEKAKKAFRWYVDMLQYAPPGVRTYTWDETGAVFGAGKIAQGIIYLENLGWIATDASKSAVVGKIAVALPPTAPGVMDEVKAGKGYIGYYDGGALGIPHSAKNKEAAWLFIQWCMRKEWQGEFAKMATRVVRKSTFEDPLVKDLDAQTGGYFTMLKDAGALFAGAPALPMHRPLNEVYLKWVSKAVAGEIAPEDALDELAKEVDALMEDLGY
- a CDS encoding glucose 1-dehydrogenase, translated to MAVQELFDLHGEVAIVTGGAQGLGREMSLALAEAGASVVVADVNLEKAKDVAQEIGTFGMQSLIIQVDVTKQDQVEAMVQKTVDTFGKIDILVASAGVGQWVKAEDMSLEDWNRVISINLTGVFLCCQAVGREMIKRKKGSIITISSMSGIAANVPQPQSHYNASKGAVIMLTKSLAMEWAPYNVRVNTIAPGYMETKLVEDLLLQYPEYAKLWRELTPMKRLGRPEEIKGPCVFLASNASSYMTGSVLVMDGGYTMV